A stretch of DNA from Doryrhamphus excisus isolate RoL2022-K1 chromosome 6, RoL_Dexc_1.0, whole genome shotgun sequence:
taaaaaatatcaaattatttagggggactaaagaacattttagggggtctgaagcccccccccccctaaaataggcatAATGACGCAACTGGTGGATGCTAACAGGCAAGATCTACTTGTGTTGATTAGCTATGTCTATTTACTGTTCAAGGacatggtcaaaaaaaaaatcaaaaaatctggagcctatcccagctgtcttggggcgagaggcggggtacaccctggactggtcgccagccaatcacagggcacatatagacaaacaaccattcacactcacattcatacctatggacaatttggagtcgccaattaacctagcatgtttttggaatgtgggaggaaaccggagtacccggagaaaacccatgcatgcacagggagaacatgcaaactccgaggttGGTCACCTGGAAGACTTCCTGTGATAAACGGAACCGTGGACTCAATAACCAAATATGGTATTTTACGGCGACACTCACATATGTTATCTCTGTGTTGTAGCGTGTAGTCGTCCGCCAGACCAGGAATCCTGACATCCCTCCGTGCATGCAGACCCTCCAGCTCGTACTTCACGATGTACTGTCTCTCAGCCAGCGTCAGAAAGACCTCCATGTTGTCTGTGAAAaacaccaccatattttaccgtaTGTACATTGAATGCagcattcttaaaaaaaacgttGTACACCGTCGTACCCGAGTGTCTAAAGTTGTCTCTGTCTTCGTACGAGAAGGTCTCCATTTCTCCAGAACTGTAAGTCTTACACAAACCCAGCTCTTCGGTGGCTCGGAGTAATGTGCACCGTGGGGCGGAGACCACAATGATATCACCGCTGGCATCTTCGCCTGGATGGGCTAGTAATCCCGCCCCTATGGGGGACAACGGGAAAAACTGTATACCTTTCAAATCATCTTTCGTTGTTAGTCCTCACCTCCGTCTCTTTGTGCCGTTCCGATTAGTCTGATGAGCCACCTTTTGGTCTCAGGACGGACCTTTTCTCCGAGCTTCACCAGAACCAGGGGCTCAACCACCTCCGACACGCAACACGGGCAGCTGACCTTGGTCCATCCTAGCCCGGTAGAAGCAGGACCAGGAGGTTTTTCACCAGGTGACTTTTCAGGGTCATCATGTCCCGCCTTACTCATGATGACACTGAGAAGAAGCGTAGTGTGAGGACACCAAATGACTTGACGAAAAGTAAATACAACAttcaggggtacaccctggactggttgtcatcCCACCAAACCTTCACATGTGGCTTAATAGGGGACCCAAaattttagaccaggggtgggcaaatattttgactcgtgggcggcgttgagttaacaaaatttttCAGGGGGCCAGAACTGAAGTTGAATATACTATCATAtactcagacctcacagctaggagaccagggttcaattccaccctcggccatctctgtgtggagtttgcatgttctccatgtgcatgcgtgggttttctccgggtactccggtttcctcccacattccaaaaacatgctaggtttgtCCATGTCCATGAACAGTAAATAGACATAGCTAATCAACACAAGTAGATCTTGCCTGTTAGCAtccaccagtggcgtcattaggcctattttagggggggcttcagaccccctaaaatgttcttaagtcccaataaattatttgatatttttaattttttttttttaaatgatttttatttttttacaaaaaaaaattctgacaaattttatataatagggctgGCTAATAatcaagccaataagcaggctaatactagcttactactactagtagtagtagtaggctagtagtagtaatataatagtgattattatataattgatcgctgtccaggttgcatggcggtcgagtggttagcgcgcagaccctcacagctaggagacccaggttcaattccaccctcggccatctctgtgtggagtttgcatgttctttcaggattttctccgggtactccggtttcctcccacattccaaaaacatgctaggttaattagcgactccaaattatccataggtatgaatgtgagtgtgaatggttgtttgtctatatgggccctgtgattggctggccaccagtccagggtgtaccccgcctcttggccgacgaagacagctgggataggctccagcaaccccctgcgacctttgtgaggaaaaagcggtaaaaaatgaatgaatactatcaACTGTATTTaaccatcagaccacatcaaattatgtaatttaattttacagttttgttttttttactaaataagacactcaacttgcaagtcatgttgccagtttgtatgttaaaatttgaaatacttagaaaacaACTGGcggggccggattcaaacactttttgggccgtatgtggccctcgggccgtagtttgcccacccctgttttagaccgAGCTCTAAATTAGGACCACATGTCATAACATGTTAATCCTATACAGTATTACCTTATATAGCCACAATATTAGGAACACTGCAGAGTTGTACTAATACTATGTCGGTACTATCACAATAACAAGaataaacatattattattgcattattagttttttataCAGCTCTTACATTAGATTGTGCATGTATATGTAATAGATATTTATGTGGGGGTGTCCACACTGTCCATCATCAGACATCGATGACAGGAAGTACTGTGCTAAACGTAAATGACAAAGCAGTACTACAAAAAGGACAACTGTAGTCACCCTGCTTTGACTGCATTATGAGCGTATACGGCGAACAGGAAAAGAACCTAACGTGTAGAGTGAATGATATATAGGATCAATACAACACCTGACAGGTCCTGTATGGTGAGGTTCTGGTCTCCAGTCCTACAGGCCCACACCACACCCCCTCCTGTTTGAACACAGAAAGCTACTGTAAATGGTTGGAAAGACAGTAGAAACAACACACTTTGACTTTGTACACACGTACTCGGACAGCAGTAGAGTCACCATAgctttctctctgtgtgtgtatatgtgtgtgtatatgtgtgtgtgtgtgtgtatgccagGAATGCAGAGGAACTTCCCCAGACTGCAGGGTGTGGAAGGTTGTTTGGTTTTATATTCAAGCTCCTCCTTCTGGTCTACTCGACGCTTCAGGGTCCTATTGCTCCACTGGtctatggatgtgtgtgtgattgtgtctcacacacacacacattgatacTGTACTGAATAATAAATCTTTTCCCCATCTCAATCACATGATTTGATCTTGGCCTGTTCTTCCTGATGCAACATGGAACCAGCAAGCGACAACTCTGGCCTAGGATAGAACCCACCCCAGCAGCAAAGTACATGTACACCACCAGTTTATCCCCACAGCCTGTactgaatattaaatattgcaCAACATTTATTACATACATGCAAAGgcaaaacacaacactctaGTGAGTGATTGTTATATAATGACAATCAAGACATGCCAACTTTGACAGTAAAGAATAATTACTAAAAACtcacttatttttaaaatacaattaaatgcatATTGAGGAGCGGTAACTTTTTAGCAAGTCCCACAaaccctccctccatccatgaTGCATTAAGAGTGGCGTTGAACATTTAAGTGTCAACTTAAATGTTCAACCGGGGCTTTTAGCTCATTGGCCAGCACTGCTCACCTAAGACTGGATGACCACTGTTACATATGAATACATGAAATTTTAAAAAGGCATTTTAAAATACCTTTTTAGCAAGGAAAATGTGTTGCCCGGTGACAGAATGCAGGTCAAAGGTCCTCAAacaggacattcattcattcattttctaccgcttatcctcacgagggtcgcggggggtgctgtgaTTTTAAAAAGTCCATGTTTGACTgctgtagcagctgtaccattacaccaccagctgaattcattcattcattttttctactgcttatcctcacgagggtcgcgggcgtgctggagcctatcccagctgtcttcaggcgaaacgGAGGCAGGTTACTCCCTGGactggaggccagccaatcacagggcacatatagacaaacaaccattcacactcacattcatacctatggacaatttggagtcgccaattaacctagcatgtttttggaatgtgggaggaaaccggagtacccggagaaaacccacgcatgcacggggagaacatgcaaactccacacagagatggcagagggtggaatcgaactcgggtctcctagctgtgaggcctgcatgctaaccactcgcacaccatgcagccttgacagtgatcaattatataataatcattattatattattaattagcctattattgtTACTATCGTCATTATTGTACTACTAGCAAGTAGTAAGCACTAACCTGTcttccagctgtgaggcctgcatgcttaccactcgtccgccatgcagcctgacGTTCATTTATGGGTGGATAAGGAGGAAGTGTACTTCTGCTTTTTAAATGATGCTGTGTCTtgctctgaaaaacaaaaacagtataTTGTGACCTTATGACATGTGTCACTATGTAAATTGAAGAGTGGTAACCGTGGTAACTCTTTAACTTCCTTTCTATTTAGCCATGTGTACCTTTCTTATATGACATCAtattgtacatatgtacatgcagacaatgaaaataacaaacacaaacatcagaaatatagacatttatttacaaatgcatttGCATAGAAATTTAAAACAACTTAAAATGTATGAGATGCTGGAGTAAACACGTGAAggaaatatttaacattttatcaTAGAATATACAAGACTATTACTAGAAAcaagtttagttttatttttcctgttaatcaaataaatataacaattttttgtgcattttattcCAATACGTGTTACATACGTATGAACACcatctttcttttcttaattcATTAGTTATAGTCTTGTTATAGTAACATATTTATGAAGATGCGAGGCTTTCTTCGTGAACGGAATACCCATCTTCACTGGTGATAAATTACATAAAGAAAATATGACGTTGTGCAAAATCAActcagtgacaaaaaaatacaaaaattattgATTTGCAACAATTGAAAGTcttcatcttaaaaaaaaaaatagaacaaaaccAGTGAGGATAAATTCCATGTTAttttacatattgtatatatgttatatatatatatattatgtatatattttaggtGAGTAACACGTTTTGAAAACTACTACAGTTGATTTAGGGTCAAAAATACATGAAGTGTACATGGTTTTGTTCTGCAGTAACGCTCAGAGGAAAACCGTGATGGATCCGCCAGCTATCAAGACTTCGTGCTGCACAGTCGGATGGGTCTTCCATCGTCATCCTCCAGGGAGATGCAGTCGAGgaatgtaaaaagtaaaaaaaaaaaaaaaaaaaagacagccgTTGTCACATTGGATGTCTTTGTGACTTTTTGACTTCAAAGTCCCCACAGCAGGAAGTCTGACGGGGCTGACTTCATTCCTTCAAGTGTCTCTCTGGCACGGATGTTGACATCATCCATGGTTTGCTATGGAAAAACTGTAAGATCTCTAgagactggatggatggatggatggatggatggatggaaaatgatTGGTGCTATTGAAAAATCTACTGTACAAAAGCATCTTACAAAACATTTACATCTTTGTAGAAGAGCAGAGACAAAATGGGCGATGAAGGagaaaacatttataataataaatcatctcGAATCTTCTCATGAATCTTCTATCAACGATGACAGTGACTTTTGCTTAGACTGGGagttgggctttttttttttttaatatttatatcaaACTCCCAGGCCTCATACATTTCTTACCCTCTATGCAGCCTTTTTCTTCAATGCCTATATTCCACTTTCACGCACCCTTCATCACTTCCTTATTCCACTTTTCCACTCCAAGggatttttaacatcatttcacagaaaaaaaaaaaaaaaaaaggtgttctGTTGTTGGTCATTGGGCTTCTTATCATTACAGTATGTGATGTAGAAGTTTTCTACAGATGGTGTATTGCAAGGTGTATGGCGTCATGGCAACGGGACTAGTAATAATGGAGGGAAGTCTATGTGGTTAAGGGAGCAGCAATGGCGCATTATGATGATCGGgtttgagtttaaaaaaaatggcacagaAATGTCTTGcaacaggaaaggaaagcacacataaaacacatgaagaagaagaaaaatggcGTAAAGAGATGACTAATATTGAAGAAGAGGATGGATTTTGCTGCATAGGCTGGACAGGATGTCGGGTTGTTTTAAGGCTTAATAATCAGGATTCAAATTTCTCATCGGGGATGACCGTGTGGAAGGGGCGGTCCCAGAACTTGGAGGTGATACCAAAACCTgtagagataaaaaaaaaaatgtatgaaactTAAATCCCAAAtttttagcttaaaaaaaaaaaacaaaattcaggcTTACCTGCTCTCTGGTGCTCAAAGTGGTGTTTGACATGGTAGGCCTTCAAGCTATACATGTAAGAACCTTTCTTCGGAGAGCCGTAGTGAAGATAGTAGTGGATCATATCATAGACCACGTAGCCGCACAGTCCCCCGGTAAACACTGATATGGCAATGATCTCTGGTAGGAGGCTACAGAGAATTGTGTAGAAAGTTCCAACCACTAAGGAGGCCAGGCCTGGAGGGAAGACCAGCCTGGAGCCATCGAATGGAGACTGGGGAGACAAATGTTAAACGACGTTAAAAACATTGGAGATCGAAAATATCCTTTTTGGAAAGTCAAAGCAAATTATTggtcaaatgttttatttggaaatattcaTCAACAGAACTTGGAAGGTGgaaatttcaaaaatatatgaataaaatagggcggcacggtggtctagtggttagcgcgcagaccccacagctagttgaataataacaatagtaacaataataggctaattaataatataataatgatcattatataattgatcgctgtccaggctgcatggcgatcgagtggttagcatgcaggcctcacagctaggagacccgagttcgattccaccctcggccatctctgtgtggagttttgcatgttctccctgtgcatgcgtgggttttctccgggtactccggtttcctcccacattccaaaaacatgctaggttaattggcgactccaaattgtccataggtatgaatgtgagtgtgaatggttgtttgtctatatgtgccctgtgattggctggcgactagtccagggagtaccccgcctatcgccccaacacagctgggataggctccagatttgttttgattttttttttgaccatgtCCATGAACAGTAAATAGACATAGCTAATCAACACAAGTAGATCTTGCCTGTTAGCAtccaccagtggcgtcattaggcctgttttagggggggcttcagaccccctaaaatgttcttaagtcccactaaataatttgatattttttattgatttttttttttttttacaaaaaacttcTGACAAATTgtatggctctcgctgtggtttgctggagtcctaaagcctTACAAATGACTgtcatttaaaaagtgttttttttttttgttcagctgtgttgtcattgactgaaacatttaaacaaaacaacaaaacaaacaaaaaaaacaaaaaaatcaggcAGGGGGAAACACTTTGTaagatgtttttcttgtaattttgccATTACTGTAAAGTGGTttggttaattaattttttaaaaatagaaccCAAAATGTCCGTTTTTCTACATTACTTTTTGAGAacaatttaatgtttaatggaATTAATGAAGAGGTTGTTTCCTTCTTATTTGTTcttatgtaatatttacagaagagtacagtatgttttatgttttgtatgGAAATATGCGCCTAAAAATAACCTAAAAATGGTCCTTAAATGAAACATGCTTATTGCTgccgaagatggctgggatagactccagccgaaaagcggtagaaaatgaatgaataaaatatgcgGTTTTGTGGTCGAATACAGCCAAAACATTTCTACACCGGCccctaggtgtcagtaatgttacggtGATGTCCAGAGACATTGATTTCATATTACGGTcgggataaacgagggatgccTACATCAAAACCTTTTGGGTCCTTACTAGGaatgtgtattggcaagaatctggcgatacgatacgtattATGATACTAGACTCAtacgatacgatatatcacaatactgttaacaaggcgatattttttttgtttttcttgttaaagattatttcctggaaaaactgaattacaccagcaatatgcgcttactaaacacatttttattccattagaacagtatgttatgctgtatcacaaacttaaaagtgtagcattttgataaataaagctttaaatttacaaaaaaaaaaacataaaaaacaaattaattaaattatgtctccaggtcctgctcaaatgttcattacattctattagctgtggaaaatgcagagtatacagtccctgacttatccaccaccagaagagtatttttgtggaacaaagtaactaacatcagtaaaaagtattttaggatgcttgaaataaccattatttaacaaaatagtcatatcaatttgaaaaacaaaaggaCCTcggcattgcttgctagcggcaggtcctcatggtgtctcgctaagtggactcgcacATTTATCGTGTTTccccgaatactttattcgggaaacacgccacattttccaaacggcatgggttttgtccatttctgcacaccctagttttgtgtagaaatccaaaatgtgtccacacttcagtaccttgtacgccgcaggggccgctgttatgtgctggcattctgccatgttgaactgtgtttatgtgtgaagACGTTTCACTCGTCAATCTCGTTCGccgtccttgcctaattgactacgtaagtgctgccacctaaccaTTGGAGGTTTCAATTccaatcagaaatgaacctttgccgtgtctgcacttgaataaataccatatacagtctatgataaatacctaaaaatatccatatcatacaaAGTATCTCGACAAAACTACATTTTCCTTACGCCCCCATACCAAGGAGATGTTTGAGACGTTTGTACCTTGTGATGCTGTCCATGCAGAAGAAAGTGTAGCGTAATGAGGTAGTAGTTATGAGCTGGTGGTTTCATGTGAAAGACAAAGCGATGGATGCAGTACTCGATGAAAGACCACAAGAACCAGCCCAACAAGAAGAACACCAGGAAGCTGTATTTATGGACCAGAACTGAAAAGTCtgtggacaaacacacacacacacacacacacacacgatgaaATTTAAGTATGAGATACGTGacaatgagaaaataaaaaaaaatccacttgtTACCTGAAGTGATGGCTATCCTGGTGATGCCCTTGGCCAAATAGGTGTAGCAATACCAACTAAGATAAAAGACGATAGGAAGCCAAACTACGGGTACCCAATACCTGTTACCAGAAAGCAAAACTGTGTCACATTCTCaatttacatttcaaatgtaaaacaaacaaataggTAGTACATTTAGCACTTAATAAATATCCTTGAGCAACAGGAAACAAATGTGTTGATCTAAGAGAATTGCAATAATTCATCAACCTCaggatgatgattttttttttttaaatcaacatcTGGAAGGAATTCTTcttattaacccttagatgcataagtgggtcaaaaatgacccggtcaggttgttttcttgaaatatatatttgtaataaaaaaaattatcatttcatattccaagtattccccaaaaaacgtgtttttgatatcatgccattcacatttttaatttactttttagacattttaagaaattttagtttttgtgttactaccccaacatTCCATAAAAAAAGGACCcgatcaggttgttttcttgaaatatcttaggaatgaaaaattgttatcacttcacattccaggtattcctcaaaaaacatgtttttgatatcatgccattcacattttaacttaccttttatacattttaagacatttttctttttgtgttactaccccaaccttccataagtgggttaaaaatgacccggtcaggttgttttcttgaaatttcatattccaggtattccccaaaaaacgtgtttttgatatcatgccattcacattttaacttaccttttatacattttaagaaatttttgttcttgtgttactaccccaaccttccataaaaaatgacccggtcaggttgttttcttgaaatttcatattccaggtattccccaaaaaacatgtttttgatatcatgccattcatatttttaatttactttttatacattttaagaaattttagtttttgtgttactaccccaacatTCCAtaaaaaatgacccagtcaggttgttttcttgaaatatcttcgtaattaaaattttttataatttcatattccaggtactcctcaaaaaacgtgtttttgatatcatgccattcgcatttttaacttaccttttatacattttaaagaaatttttgtttttgtgttactaccccaaccttccataagtgggtcaaaaatgacccggtcaggttgttttcttgaaatatattcgTAATAAAAaatttgtatcatttcatattccaagtattccccaaaaaacacgtttttgatatcatgccattcacatttttaacttaccttttatacattttaagaaatttttgtttttgtgttacttgaAATATATTCGTAATgaaaattgttatttcatattccaggtattatccaaaaaacatgtttttgatatcatgccattcacattttttaccttttatacattttaagaaatttttgtttttgtgttactaccccaaccttccataagtgggtcaaaaatgacccggtcaggttgttttcttgaaatatctttgtaatgaaaattttttatcctttcatattccaggtattcctagaaaacatgtttttgatatcatgccattcacattttttaccttttatacattttaagaattttttgtttttgtgttattagcCCAACCTtctataagtgggtcaaaaatgacccggtcaggttgttttcttgaaatatctttgtaatgaaaaattgttatttcatattccaggtattccccaaaaaacatatttttgatatcatgccattcacattttaacttaccttttatacattttaagaattttttgttacTACTCCACTTTCATGACTGTTAGTATAatcaacaaattattattttgacccacttatggagtttagggtccagtcactcgtgcatctaagtgTTAAATATCAATCATGCAGTTTTACCAAGAAGTCTTGGTGCTGGCCTCCATGAAGGGGTTCCCAAAGAGTCTGATGGGCCGGTCGACTGGCTGGTGAACCCAGGCATCATATTTCTCTCCGAGGTGGCCTACCTGCCATGCCAGGGGCTTCCTCCAGTCCACCAAATCCTGACAGGGCCAGaccgggacaaaaaaaaaaaggcatgagAGAAAATTAATTCCCCAcatccagcaggtggcagcagaATGTTGCAAGACCGGTCAGACAAGTGAACGCAgctctactgtatatacaggACAGTGGAGTGGAAGTGGGTGGCTACTGCTTTTCCTTGAAATGATTGTGCTGCTGGCATGGCT
This window harbors:
- the fa2h gene encoding fatty acid 2-hydroxylase; amino-acid sequence: MSPSTSPRFFTEREVARHCSKDSCWVLIGTRVYDVTAFLRMHPGGEALILRRSGKDVSREMEGPPHRHSENARRWMEQYYIGELDRDSDSDDLQTVRERRNACQQTEEKTAVVTPEVKEEEEAPHNRCSPVDLDKDLVDWRKPLAWQVGHLGEKYDAWVHQPVDRPIRLFGNPFMEASTKTSWYWVPVVWLPIVFYLSWYCYTYLAKGITRIAITSDFSVLVHKYSFLVFFLLGWFLWSFIEYCIHRFVFHMKPPAHNYYLITLHFLLHGQHHKSPFDGSRLVFPPGLASLVVGTFYTILCSLLPEIIAISVFTGGLCGYVVYDMIHYYLHYGSPKKGSYMYSLKAYHVKHHFEHQRAGFGITSKFWDRPFHTVIPDEKFES